One Bacteroidota bacterium genomic region harbors:
- the queA gene encoding tRNA preQ1(34) S-adenosylmethionine ribosyltransferase-isomerase QueA translates to MKLSDFRFTIPKELVAEFPLANRDEARMMVLNREKKTIDGKTFKDLPSYFKSGDVLVINDTRVFPARLYGYKEKTDARIEVFLLRELDKKNKLWDVVVDPARKVRIGNKIYFDEGLIAEVIDNTTSRGRTIRFLYEGDDIFEIITRIGNTPLPPYIKRDAVESDKTDYQTVYARETGAVAAPTAGLHFTSELMEQLRAKGVHIVPVTLHIGLGTFRPVEVEDLTKHRMDSEYYRIPDSTAQVVNKAIDAGKNIVAVGTTVVRTLETSVTAEGKLKASEGWTDKFIFPPYEFKIVDKLITNFHQPESTLIMLVSAFADPEFITKAYKKAVKDEYRFFSYGDGMLII, encoded by the coding sequence ACTTCAGGTTTACAATCCCCAAAGAACTTGTCGCCGAATTCCCGTTAGCAAACCGGGATGAAGCCAGAATGATGGTTCTCAACCGCGAGAAAAAGACCATCGATGGAAAGACCTTTAAAGACCTTCCTTCCTACTTTAAGTCGGGTGATGTCCTCGTTATCAACGATACCCGCGTATTCCCGGCACGATTATATGGGTACAAGGAAAAGACCGATGCCCGCATCGAAGTCTTTCTGCTCCGTGAGCTTGATAAGAAAAATAAACTGTGGGATGTCGTTGTCGATCCGGCCAGAAAGGTCAGGATTGGTAACAAAATTTATTTTGATGAAGGGCTGATTGCCGAGGTCATCGACAATACCACCTCCCGGGGCCGCACCATCCGCTTCCTCTACGAAGGGGATGATATTTTCGAAATTATCACCCGGATCGGGAATACACCGCTCCCTCCATACATCAAACGGGATGCCGTTGAATCTGATAAAACCGATTATCAGACGGTTTATGCACGCGAAACCGGAGCAGTGGCTGCCCCGACTGCAGGCCTGCATTTTACCAGCGAACTGATGGAACAGCTCCGCGCCAAAGGGGTTCATATTGTGCCGGTCACCCTTCATATCGGACTCGGAACCTTTCGCCCTGTTGAAGTTGAAGACCTGACCAAGCACCGGATGGATTCAGAATATTACCGGATCCCTGACAGCACTGCCCAGGTGGTAAATAAAGCCATTGATGCAGGAAAAAATATTGTGGCTGTGGGAACCACCGTTGTCCGGACTCTCGAGACCAGTGTGACCGCAGAAGGGAAACTGAAAGCCAGTGAAGGATGGACCGATAAGTTCATTTTTCCCCCATATGAATTCAAAATCGTCGATAAACTGATTACCAATTTCCATCAGCCGGAAAGTACGCTTATCATGCTGGTATCTGCCTTTGCTGATCCTGAGTTTATTACCAAGGCGTATAAAAAGGCAGTTAAGGATGAATACCGCTTTTTCAGTTATGGCGATGGAATGCTGATTATCTGA
- the ispD gene encoding 2-C-methyl-D-erythritol 4-phosphate cytidylyltransferase: MSEPTLAAIIVAGGSGKRFGSDTPKQYLLIGNDPVIVHTVRRFVVAGVFSRIILVVHPDYHSVVRQWMEDEGVSVEVVESGPERQDSVANGLEAALSSCDRVLIHDAARPLVDPKTIRLCAEVLLTHPAVVAGYYSRDTVKQVSDSGEVLGTIPRAGVFLAQTPQGFNRKTGLEVLRQIRQSGLAGTDDVFFAEKAGVPVQCVPASPYNLKITTRADFDLVSTLITHDIHL, translated from the coding sequence ATGTCAGAACCCACTCTTGCTGCAATAATCGTTGCCGGTGGCTCCGGTAAACGGTTTGGCAGTGACACCCCGAAACAGTACCTTCTTATTGGCAATGACCCGGTGATCGTTCATACCGTCCGCCGGTTCGTTGTGGCTGGTGTTTTTTCCCGTATTATCCTGGTGGTTCATCCCGATTACCATTCTGTGGTCAGGCAATGGATGGAGGATGAAGGCGTCTCGGTTGAAGTGGTTGAATCGGGCCCGGAACGACAGGACTCAGTGGCGAACGGACTGGAAGCGGCATTGTCTTCGTGTGACCGCGTGCTGATTCATGATGCGGCCCGCCCTTTGGTCGATCCTAAAACCATCCGCCTGTGTGCAGAAGTGCTTCTCACTCATCCGGCTGTGGTTGCGGGGTATTATTCTCGTGATACGGTTAAACAGGTTTCCGATTCGGGAGAGGTGCTGGGCACGATTCCCAGAGCCGGTGTGTTTCTTGCTCAGACCCCTCAGGGGTTTAACCGTAAGACAGGTCTTGAGGTTTTAAGGCAGATCCGCCAATCGGGCCTGGCCGGAACCGACGATGTGTTTTTTGCAGAGAAAGCGGGTGTTCCCGTTCAATGCGTGCCAGCTTCTCCTTACAATCTGAAAATAACCACCAGAGCCGACTTTGATCTTGTCTCTA